One region of Asterias rubens chromosome 5, eAstRub1.3, whole genome shotgun sequence genomic DNA includes:
- the LOC117290610 gene encoding peroxisomal membrane protein 2-like gives MSVQPPEEDQPIHKKLFIQYLRLLRTYPIATKSITSGTVSSCANILAQKLMGGWDAPIAWRTIGAFAATGVFYTGPVTHHFYRWLERMVPGKDQGSKVMKVIVDRFVVAPPFLLGYFYLITMFEGKGHKASVDIIKHSYWTALKMNWRVWTILQYVNINYVPLQYRVLFASAVAFLWTIYLAIVRSR, from the exons ATGTCGGTTCAACCACCAGAAGAAGACCAACCAATACACAAGAAATTGTTCATTCAATATCTGAGACTTTTACGAACTTATCCAATAGCTACAAAGTCAATTACGAG TGGAACGGTATCATCATGTGCCAACATCCTGGCACAGAAGTTGATGGGTGGTTGGGACGCACCGATAGCATGGAGGACAATAGGTGCATTTGCTGCCACAGG TGTCTTCTACACAGGACCTGTAACACATCATTTCTACCGATGGCTTGAGCGAATGGTACCAGGCAAAGACCAAGGCTCTAAGGTCATGAAAGTGATTGTAGACAGATTTGTCGTGGCTCCACCATTCCTGTTGGGTTACTTCTATCTGATTACAATGTTTGAG GGCAAAGGTCATAAAGCATCAGTGGACATTATCAAACACTCTTACTGGACAGCTCTTAAGATGAACTGGAGAGTCTGGACCATTCTCCAATACGTCAATATAAACTATGTCCCACTTCAG tATCGAGTGCTTTTCGCCAGTGCCGTTGCTTTCCTCTGGACAATATACCTGGCCATAGTGCGGAGCAGATAA
- the LOC117290357 gene encoding integral membrane protein DGCR2/IDD-like, with translation MDSLVHRFLVCFFLQVVLLLRINAVPGRSNNSTPIHHEPNSWDVPHSSAVCKEGWHMYQPTFSCFKSFGSVFVQQSALDFCTTAESHLATVTEPELDYLAALSWVGQESSQTWWMGYEMRQVGDNSTEWQLVDVADKGGDLGWIGLETPTVETDEIKLCVLLALEADTKQSAWHLQSCTEKSTFLCKQDAHKVCLDRSGNEIWEGEKYIPPGSDACTSCRCVAGKPEMCLTSMCAQPPCENYQPDPDKCCHYICIDGGDADDKPKSDMSDTMRWVLTMLTSFILLGMMLFMVYRMRQKRIAYLRYRAQQMREGSMMDFEPGSGPPPIPNMDDFDGAVFREPPPPYSFLKDERHIPVEQPPPYISTVGLQMDINRNRDRRSSFLQNSDAMVLLEGSVGSEPNTPTLVTGVPVILPSPPAYTSSTENSNVSSPQTEQSTPGGESSAVTTPSHQMILPSINTTV, from the exons ATGGACAGTTTGGTACACCGGTTCCTCGTATGCTTCTTTTTACAAG TTGTTCTGCTTCTAAGAATAAATGCCGTGCCAGGGCGATCAAACAACTCAACGCCCATCCATCATGAGCCAAACAGTTGGGATGTGCCCCACTCAA GTGCAGTTTGTAAAGAAGGCTGGCACATGTACCAGCCCACTTTCTCTTGCTTTAAAAGTTTTGGGTCAGTCTTCGTACAGCAGAGTGCGTTAGACTTCTGCACAACGGCAGAAAGCCATCTGGCTACCGTCACAGAGCCTGAGCTGGACTACCTCGCTGCCTTGTCGTGGGTGGGTCAGGAATCGTCTCAGACATGGTGGATGGGGTATGAGATGCGTCAGGTCGGGGACAACTCCACAGAGTGGCAGTTGGTGGACGTGGCCGATAAAGGTGGTGACTTGGGCTGGATCGGCCTGGAAACGCCGACTGTTGAAACAGACGAGATAAAACTGTGTGTTTTACTAGCCCTTGAAGCAGACACCAAACAGTCAGCTTGGCATTTACAGTCATGCACAGAGAAGTCAACTTTCTTGTGCAAACAAG ATGCCCACAAAGTATGTTTAGATCGTTCAGGCAATGAGATTTGGGAGGGAGAAAAATACATCCCTCCAGGATCTGATGCCTGCACATCCTGCCGCTGTGTTGCCGGCAAACCAGAGATGTGTCTAACCTCTATGTGTGCACAGCCCCCATGTGAGAACTATCAGCCAGATCCAGATAAGTGTTGTCATTATATCTGCATAGATGGTGGAGATGCGGATGATAAACCCAAGT CGGATATGTCCGACACCATGCGTTGGGTATTGACCATGCTGACATCCTTCATACTCTTAGGAATGATGCTCTTCATGGTGTATCGAATGCGCCAAAAGAGAATTGCTTATCTCCGATACA GAGCCCAGCAAATGCGAGAGGGTAGTATGATGGACTTTGAGCCAGGGAGTGGTCCACCACCCATACCCAACATGGACGACTTTGACGGTGCTGTCTTCAGAGAGCCACCACCACCATATTC ATTTTTAAAAGATGAGCGTCACATTCCAGTAGAACAACCTCCGCCTTACATTTCCACGGTGGGTCTCCAAATGGACATCAACAGAAATCGTGACAGGAGGAGCAGTTTCCTTCAAAACAGCGACGCCATGGTTCTACTGGAGGGCTCCGTCGGCTCCGAACCAAACACACCCACACTCGTTACAG GTGTTCCAGTAATTCTACCTAGCCCCCCTGCCTACACCAGCAGTACTGAAAACAGCAATGTGTCGTCCCCACAGACAGAGCAAAGCACTCCAGGGGGAGAAAGTTCAGCTGTCACAACGCCCTCTCATCAAATGATACTACCATCCATCAACACTACCGTGTGA